In Nitrososphaerota archaeon, one genomic interval encodes:
- a CDS encoding cation diffusion facilitator family transporter, producing the protein MSELLKGYTQGERLAKVSSLTLAGIGLVEIIAGSFTGSIGLTADGIDSMSDAVVSLLVWFGLKVSRKAPDERFNFGYYKVENMTAFVSAIVLIIVAGVIIYRSYLSLLAPKPVTLPALALVVLLLAGVVSLYRAMQMRRLAHKYNISSLRLDANNALKDGSASFLVFFTVLLSTFGFHYMDAVGGIAIGVFIITVSYVVIKQASLALLDAYQNPELVEDIRKIVEANGVAVSHILLRGAGPFIHAEIHVWVDSSTTIAQLDQIKDRINSSLRKKITGIQRIIITARSK; encoded by the coding sequence TTGTCAGAACTACTGAAAGGCTATACTCAAGGAGAAAGGCTAGCCAAAGTCTCTTCACTGACGCTTGCTGGGATAGGACTAGTTGAGATAATCGCTGGCAGCTTCACCGGGAGCATCGGCTTAACCGCTGACGGCATTGACTCTATGTCCGACGCTGTAGTCTCCCTTCTAGTCTGGTTCGGACTCAAGGTATCAAGGAAGGCACCCGATGAACGGTTCAACTTCGGCTACTACAAGGTGGAAAACATGACCGCATTCGTATCAGCAATTGTGCTGATAATAGTCGCAGGCGTAATAATATACCGATCATACCTGTCTCTATTAGCGCCCAAACCTGTGACGCTACCTGCTTTAGCGCTAGTTGTCCTGCTGTTGGCCGGCGTTGTTTCTCTTTACAGAGCAATGCAGATGAGGCGGCTGGCTCACAAATACAATATATCATCGCTTAGACTTGATGCAAACAATGCTCTCAAAGACGGTTCAGCCTCGTTCCTAGTCTTCTTCACCGTACTCCTCTCAACATTCGGCTTTCACTACATGGATGCGGTCGGCGGCATCGCGATAGGCGTCTTCATCATAACCGTCTCCTATGTAGTAATAAAACAGGCATCCCTAGCGCTTCTAGACGCGTATCAAAACCCTGAGCTTGTAGAGGACATCCGGAAAATAGTTGAGGCGAACGGGGTCGCAGTTAGCCACATCCTCCTAAGAGGCGCAGGCCCCTTCATCCACGCCGAGATCCATGTATGGGTGGACAGCTCCACCACTATCGCTCAACTAGACCAAATCAAAGACCGCATAAACTCCTCCCTGAGAAAAAAGATAACAGGCATCCAGCGAATAATCATCACAGCCAGATCCAAATAA